The Ammospiza caudacuta isolate bAmmCau1 chromosome 17, bAmmCau1.pri, whole genome shotgun sequence genome has a segment encoding these proteins:
- the LOC131565392 gene encoding chemerin-like receptor 1, with protein MDSTSFCPSPFSASWPTEQPDTASDHDYYSGLQKAMHILSMVVYSIACLLGVSGNGLVIWIAGFKMKKTVNSIWFLNLAIADFIFTFFLPLSIAYTALGFHWPFGKLLCKLNSTMAFLNMFASVFLLTVISMDRCVSVAFPVWSHNRRSPELAARIALGTWGLAVLLSSPYLVFRDTLVSSRNVTSCYNNFALSDDYTSEATRRLWRMRHKAMIVTRFLCGFLIPFMVILICYSVVAVKLKRRQLANSAKPYRIIIAVTVSFFLCYFPYHVFSLLEISNNSSSHEMKLALYIGIPLVSSLAFFNSCINPILYVFVGPDFKEKFRQSILSTFEGALSEESVLGSLTGRRKSRSASEVEVPRV; from the coding sequence ATGGACAGCACCTCTTTTTGCCCTTCCCCCTTCTCTGCCAGCTGGCCCACGGAGCAGCCTGACACTGCCAGTGACCATGACTACTACTCTGGCCTGCAGAAGGCCATGCACATCCTCTCCATGGTGGTGTACAGCATCGCCTGTTTGCTGGGGGTGTCAGGCAACGGCCTCGTCATTTGGATTGCAGGCTTCAAGATGAAGAAGACGGTGAATTCCATCTGGTTCCTCAACCTGGCCATAGCTGACTTCATCTTTACCTTCTTCCTGCCCCTCAGCATCGCCTACACCGCCCTGGGCTTCCACTGGCCCTTTGGGAAGCTGCTGTGCAAGCTGAACAGCACCATGGCCTTCCTCAACATGTTTGCCAGCGTCTTCCTCCTGACGGTGATCAGCATGGACCGCTGCGTTTCTGTGGCGTTCCCCGTCTGGTCTCACAACCGCAGGAGCCCGGAGCTGGCGGCCAGGATCGCGCTGGGGACGTggggcctggctgtgctgctcagctccccGTACCTCGTCTTTCGGGACACCCTGGTCAGCTCCAGGAACGTCACCAGCTGTTACAATAATTTTGCTCTGTCTGATGATTATACGTCGGAGGCGACGCGCAGGCTGTGGAGGATGCGGCACAAGGCGATGATCGTCACGCGGTTCTTATGTGGGTTCCTCATCCCCTTCATGGTGATTCTCATCTGCTACAGCGTCGTGGCTGTCAAGCTGAAAAGAAGGCAGTTGGCCAACTCTGCAAAGCCCTACAGAATCATCATTGCTGTCACAGTCTCGTTTTTCCTCTGTTATTTTCCATATCACGTCTTCTCCTTGCTGGAAATATCCAACAACTCTTCCAGCCATGAGATGAAACTGGCTCTTTACATAGGGATCCCCTTGGTTTCCAGCCTTGCTTTCTTCAACAGCTGCATCAACCCCATCCTGTACGTCTTTGTGGGGCCAGATTTCAAGGAGAAGTTCCGCCAGTCCATCCTGTCCACCTTCGAGGGGGCCCTCAGCGAGGAGTCggtcctgggcagcctgacCGGCCGGCGCAAGTCCAGGTCTGCTTCAGAAGTGGAGGTGCCGAGGgtctga